A window of Gudongella oleilytica genomic DNA:
TACTATTTTTTATTGTTCAATGTTCTTTTTTCATTTTCTTAGCTCTTAGCTTTTTATGACCCCTGATTGAGTTTCCAGGGTGATGTGTCACATTATGGCATACTGAACAAGGCCAGATCCAAAGAGCGATACCATCTGGCCTATTAAAAAGAATGCTGTGTTCTTTTTACAAGCTGTACTCATATATATCTCCGAAGGTTTTATTTGCCATAGATACCCATTTTACCACAACTGGAATATTTCATGACAGGATAGGGTTAGAAAGGATCAGAGCGGGTACAATGACAATGATTAAACATAATTGGGAGGAGATTAAAATGAGACCGGTAATAGGTATAACATTAAACTACACAACAACAGACACGCTTGGGGTAAATGAAGGCATAGGCGCGAAAACTCAGGACTGGCAGCTGATAGCATCAGATTATATAAGAGCTGTTGAGAGAGCCGGAGGAGCACCAGTGATACTACCTATTACAGACAGCGTGGATACCATCTGGGAACTGGTAAAGGGTCTGGACGGAATAGTATTTACTGGCGGAGCAGATATAGATCCAGCCCTTTATGGTGAGGAACCAATATTCGGGCTTGGCACTATCGATACACTGAGAGACGGATTTGAGTTTGAGCTTTTGAATCGGGTCATCAGAGAAACTTCTATACCGGTTCTTGGCATTTGCAGGGGATTCCAGCTGATCAATATAGCCTTTGGCGGTACTTTATATCAGGACATGAAAACTCAAAGACCTGAGGGGATGAATCATAGTCTTGGAATTTTCCCTAAATACTATCCTGCGCATATCCTGAAGGTAAAGGAAGGCTCCTGGATGCACGGAATATTTGATGGCGAGATCGGTACCAATAGTCTTCACCACCAGGCTGCTAAGGACCTGGGAAAAGGTTTGATCCCGACATTGCATGCAAAGGATGGGCTGGTAGAGGGATTTGAACTGGAAGGCGAAAGGTTTCTTGCAGCAGTCCAGTGGCATCCTGAGATGATGATCCAGACTGATGCAAAATACTTAAGGTTTTTTGAAGGCTTTATAGAGATTTGCAAGAAGAGTTAGTGGAGGCATAGATGTTTACTAAAACAGATAAGATATTGGATATCGTTGCAGATCATCCTGAAAAGGAAGTAATTTTCAAGCCATATGACGATTTGATCGGTAAATGTGTTATGTGTAGTCATCTGTTCGATACAATTGAGGAATTTTGCAAAATGTATGGTTTGGATGAGGCTGAGCTGCTAAGAAAACTCAATAGCCGGGATACAATATAAAAAAAAGGATACCGGTAAACAGCCAGTATCCTTTCTCAGTATAATGTTCTTTTTTCATCCATTTCGTAAAGCTTAAAGACCTCAAGGCAGGAATCCCTTTCCAATTGAGTAAGCTTTACAGATGCTAAATCATCCTGACGAGGCAGTATATCATAGAGTATCTTATCATCGAATCCAATGTGTGCGGCATCATATCTATCACAGCCGTAATAGACGTCAGTTATTCGAGCCCAATGGATGGCCGCATAGCACATTGGGCATGGTTCGCATGTGGTATACAGACTGCAGTCGGACAGATCAAATTTCCCGAGATTTTTGCAGGCTTCACGTATTGCATTGATTTCTGCATGAGCAGTAGGATCATTCGTTCCAATGACCTTATTGTGGCCTCTTCCAACAATGGCACCGTTACATACTATCACCGCACCAAATGGACCACCATCTCTATTCTCAACTCCAAGCCTTGCCTCTGATATGGCCTCGCCCATAAATGGGTCCATAAATAACACCTGCCTTCCGCAAAATATATACCCATCTTAACTATGAACAGAACTTTGAGCTGATTGATGATTATTTTCACAAACAGGGTAAAGTTGTTCCAAAATTGGTATAATCAGAGTAGAAGAGAGTTTGTTAACAAAATCGCCCAGGAGGTTTGGCAGCTTATTTTATAGTTGAAAGTACTTTTATATAGGAGTTGATGATCAAATTGAAAACACTTAAAACAGCACTGATCCAGTTAAAAGTAGTGGATGACAAAGAAGAAAATCTTAAAGTGGCAGAGAAAATGATACGCGAGGCAGCATCAAATGGAGTCAGGCTGGTATTGCTTCCAGAGATGTTCAATACACCTTATGACAATTCCAGGTTCCCCGTTTATGCAGAGGAGTATCCCGGAAGGAGCAATCGATGGATGGAGGAGCTCTCAAAAGAGCTTAAGATATACATAGCCGGAGGCTCGGTGCCTGAGAGAGAAGGAGATAAGCTTTATAATACTGCGTATGTTTACTCGGATGAAGGAAAGCTTATAGCCAAGCATAGGAAAGCCCATCTATTCGATGTAGATGTGGAGGGCGGTATAACATTTAAGGAGTCCGACACACTTACACCAGGCGAGTGGTCAACTATTTTTGCTATAGAGGACATGAGGATTGGGCTTATGATCTGCTATGATATAAGGTTCCCGGAGTTTTCAAGAAAACTTGCACTGGAGGGTGCGGAGGCTATTTTGGTGCCTGCTGCATTCAATATGACCACAGGACCGGCACATTGGCATATTTCAGCAAGGGTAAGGGCTCTTGATAATCAGCTTTATATGCTGCTTTGCTCACCAGCCAGAGATTTCTCAGGTCCCTATACAGCCTATGGACATTCTATCGTCACAAGTCCGTGGGGAGATATAGTTGATCAACTCGGCTCTGAGGAAGGCATCCTCTATTGTGAGCTTGACAGGGACCATATAAGAAAAGTTCGGAATCAACTGCCGCTCCTTAAGCATAGGAGACCAGAATTGTATTAGAGGAATAATTACTATCTGAGGTGATCATTGTGCATAGGTTCAGGAACATTGTTACTGCTTTTTTGCTTAATGAAGACAAGGTGCTTATGCTAAAGAGAGGGGATCACAAAGCGATAGGACCTGGGAAGTGGTTTGGTGTTGGAGGTCACATCGAGCCTGAGGAGATAAATGATCCTTATACCGCTATCTATAGAGAAATAAGAGAAGAAACCGGGCTGGACAGATACACCATCGAGACCCTCGACCTTAAGTACATCATTTATAATCATGTGGGTAAGGAAATAGTCATAAACCATATATTTTTTGGCAGAACATCATTGACAGAAGTAACCGATAGTGATGAGGGGACCTTACATTGGATAGAAAGGTCTCAGGCAGTTGAAAGGATAGAGATCCCGGCTGTCAGAAAAGCTCTTGAGCATTACTTCAGCGAAGTCAGAGATGAAATACTTCTGGGAGTGGTTGACGGTGCTGAGCCTTATATATGGTGGTATCCGTTATGAAAAGGGGCGTGTTCTCTTGAACGAAATATTAATGGAGAAATTTGAAAATGCATGGCTAAACTTTGTCCAAAACAATGTTGAGCCCAGTGATATTAACCCTATTATATTAAGATCATGGCGAAGATGCCGTGACCATGGAGTGGATCCTTACGGTGGAGATGGAACTAAGGTATCCGATGAAGTTCTAAATGCAGCATTGAGAAAAAACAGAGAGCTTCTGGAGATAGCAAAACCAATAATGGACAATTTAAACAGCATAGTACTTGGTACTGAATTCGTTCTGGTATTAACTGACAGCAGTGGCTTGATACTGCATATCATTGGCGAAGAAGGAATCAAGCTTGAAGCAGAAAAGCTGAGGTTCAGCACAGGATCTTTATGGTCTGAAGAGTATGTAGGCACTAATGCAATCGGTACTTGTATTGCTGAAGATAAACCAATTCAAACTATTGGAGCTGAGCACTATTGTAAAAGCCATCACACATGGACTTGCTCAGCTGCGCCAATACACGACTCTGAAGGTAAACTTATCGGAGTTCTTGACATGTCAGGGTACTCCAATGGAGCTCATAAGCATACATTAGGTATCGTCGTTTCTGCTGCATACTCCATTCAGAATCAACTGTCGCTTTGGAGGTCATATGCGCTAATTGATACGACTATCGAGTCGATTTGGGATGGGGTCATGATAATAGACGGTGATTACAATATAACGAGGGTAAATAAAACAGGCGAAAAAATACTGGGAATTTCCAGAGGTGATCTGGATTCCAAGGATATCAGAACAATTTTGGGGGATAAGATTTTCCTAAGTCCCGATCATTACCGGAGAAGATTGGATTGGAACTTTTATATTAAAGGCAAGAGCATTCCTTGCAACATAAGGATAGCACCCATGAATATACATGATAGCTTTACAGGAATGATAGTAATGTTCAGGGAAATGAAGGAGCTTCACAAAACAGCAAATGTTGTTGCAGGGAACAAGGCTACGTATACTTTTGACAGTATCCTTACCAAGAATCCTATAATGAAGTCGTCAATAAAAGAAGCGTACAAGTTTGCCAAGACCAGGGGATGTGTTCTCATAGAGGGAGAGAGCGGAACAGGGAAAGAGCTTTTTGCTCATGCAATACATAATTCAAGCAATAGGAATGACGGCCCTTTCGTTGCTATAAATTGTGCTTCACTGCCGAGAGACCTGGTTGAAAGCGAGCTGTTTGGATATGAGAGGGGAGCTTTTACTGGCGCTGTAAAAGAAGGTAAGATCGGAAAATTTGAGCTGGCTAACGGTGGAACATTATTTATGGATGAAATTGGAGAGCTTCCTCTTGACGTTCAAGCCAAGCTTTTAAGAGTTCTTGATGATTACACTATAACCAGAATTGGTGGAAAGATTCCGATGAAGCTCGATGTTAGAGTCATTGTCGCCACCAACAGGAATCTTTTTGAGGAGGTAAGAAACCGTAATTTCAGAGAGGATCTGTACTACAGGCTCAATGTGTTTAAAGTCAATATCCCACCGTTGAGAGATAGAATAGAGGATATTGAACTATTAGCAGAATACTTCTTAAAGCGATTAAACATGGTTAGTGGAACAAGGAAGTATTTTTCACTTGAGTTCATAAATGGGTTGATGGAGCATAACTGGAAAGGAAACGTCAGAGAACTCCAAAATATAGTGGAAAGGGCATTTCACCTTACCGAGGGTGATTTGATCAATGAAACTGCTGAGAAGAAGCAGGCTGATATATATTATTCCGATTTTATCATTTCCAACGATATGACTATAAGGAACCATGAGAAAACAGCTATTGAGAAGGTTCTTGAGCATACTGGAGGTCAGGTGATTGAGGCCAGCAGCATACTTGGTGTAAGTAAATCTGCGCTATACAGAAAAATAAAAGAGTATAGTATTGAACCAAGAAAATATCGTTCATAGGAAAATTCCCGTAATTGGGAAAATAAAATTCCCATAATCGGGAATTTTATTTTTTTTAAAATCTTAGCAGCGTTGATAAATGCTGATAATACACAAATAGATCGGTTGGCATGATAATTGCTTAGTATATCAGTAGTTACCGTAAAGAAAAGAGAGGGGGAATACATAGAGATATGGAAGGAGAGTCCAGAAAAAGATTTATTATCGAGTTTGGTATGGGCATGGACTTACACGGACAAGACATCTCAAAGGCTGCAGCCAAAGCAGTAAAGGATGCAGTATCGAGATCATGCTTGTGTGGGCTGGAGGAAGTTTTGGGAATCAAGGATTTGAATACGTCGGTTGAGATCGAGGTTACAGTCGCCGTTTCAAGACCGGAGGAGGTGGATGATAGGAAGATAAAGGAGCAGCTGCCAATAGGCAGTGTCAAGGTCGAGGCAGTAAAAGGCGGTTTGACTATACCAGGGTTGTATATACCAGCTTTAGGAGATAATGATAATACAATAGAAGCAGCCCTGGCTTGTGTCGAAGTATTTATACTTTAAGGAGGGATTTTCTTGGATCTGACAAATGAAAAGATAGTTGAGATGTACAAGGTTATGAAGAGAATCAGA
This region includes:
- a CDS encoding nucleoside deaminase — its product is MDPFMGEAISEARLGVENRDGGPFGAVIVCNGAIVGRGHNKVIGTNDPTAHAEINAIREACKNLGKFDLSDCSLYTTCEPCPMCYAAIHWARITDVYYGCDRYDAAHIGFDDKILYDILPRQDDLASVKLTQLERDSCLEVFKLYEMDEKRTLY
- a CDS encoding carbon-nitrogen hydrolase family protein, which gives rise to MIKLKTLKTALIQLKVVDDKEENLKVAEKMIREAASNGVRLVLLPEMFNTPYDNSRFPVYAEEYPGRSNRWMEELSKELKIYIAGGSVPEREGDKLYNTAYVYSDEGKLIAKHRKAHLFDVDVEGGITFKESDTLTPGEWSTIFAIEDMRIGLMICYDIRFPEFSRKLALEGAEAILVPAAFNMTTGPAHWHISARVRALDNQLYMLLCSPARDFSGPYTAYGHSIVTSPWGDIVDQLGSEEGILYCELDRDHIRKVRNQLPLLKHRRPELY
- a CDS encoding gamma-glutamyl-gamma-aminobutyrate hydrolase family protein — its product is MRPVIGITLNYTTTDTLGVNEGIGAKTQDWQLIASDYIRAVERAGGAPVILPITDSVDTIWELVKGLDGIVFTGGADIDPALYGEEPIFGLGTIDTLRDGFEFELLNRVIRETSIPVLGICRGFQLINIAFGGTLYQDMKTQRPEGMNHSLGIFPKYYPAHILKVKEGSWMHGIFDGEIGTNSLHHQAAKDLGKGLIPTLHAKDGLVEGFELEGERFLAAVQWHPEMMIQTDAKYLRFFEGFIEICKKS
- a CDS encoding NUDIX domain-containing protein; its protein translation is MHRFRNIVTAFLLNEDKVLMLKRGDHKAIGPGKWFGVGGHIEPEEINDPYTAIYREIREETGLDRYTIETLDLKYIIYNHVGKEIVINHIFFGRTSLTEVTDSDEGTLHWIERSQAVERIEIPAVRKALEHYFSEVRDEILLGVVDGAEPYIWWYPL
- a CDS encoding Lin0512 family protein; the protein is MEGESRKRFIIEFGMGMDLHGQDISKAAAKAVKDAVSRSCLCGLEEVLGIKDLNTSVEIEVTVAVSRPEEVDDRKIKEQLPIGSVKVEAVKGGLTIPGLYIPALGDNDNTIEAALACVEVFIL
- a CDS encoding sigma-54-dependent Fis family transcriptional regulator, producing the protein MNEILMEKFENAWLNFVQNNVEPSDINPIILRSWRRCRDHGVDPYGGDGTKVSDEVLNAALRKNRELLEIAKPIMDNLNSIVLGTEFVLVLTDSSGLILHIIGEEGIKLEAEKLRFSTGSLWSEEYVGTNAIGTCIAEDKPIQTIGAEHYCKSHHTWTCSAAPIHDSEGKLIGVLDMSGYSNGAHKHTLGIVVSAAYSIQNQLSLWRSYALIDTTIESIWDGVMIIDGDYNITRVNKTGEKILGISRGDLDSKDIRTILGDKIFLSPDHYRRRLDWNFYIKGKSIPCNIRIAPMNIHDSFTGMIVMFREMKELHKTANVVAGNKATYTFDSILTKNPIMKSSIKEAYKFAKTRGCVLIEGESGTGKELFAHAIHNSSNRNDGPFVAINCASLPRDLVESELFGYERGAFTGAVKEGKIGKFELANGGTLFMDEIGELPLDVQAKLLRVLDDYTITRIGGKIPMKLDVRVIVATNRNLFEEVRNRNFREDLYYRLNVFKVNIPPLRDRIEDIELLAEYFLKRLNMVSGTRKYFSLEFINGLMEHNWKGNVRELQNIVERAFHLTEGDLINETAEKKQADIYYSDFIISNDMTIRNHEKTAIEKVLEHTGGQVIEASSILGVSKSALYRKIKEYSIEPRKYRS